In Micromonospora cremea, the genomic window GAGGCGCACCGGCTGGTCGAGTCGAACGATCACGTTGGCAAGGTGCTGCTCACCGTCGGGTGACGCCGGGAACCGGGCGGGGCGGGGTGCGCGTCAGGCGGACGCGTCGGCCGCCGGGCGGGGCAGCATCAGGCGGGCGCCGGGTCCCTCGCCGCCGAGGGCGTCACCGGGGTTGTAGAGCGTGCAGCGCTGCAGGGACAGGCAGCCGCAGCCGATACAGCCGTCCAGGTCGTCGCGGAGCTTGGTGAGCAGCCGGATCTTCTCGTCCAGCCGACCCCGCCAGCTGGCGGAGAGCCGCGCCCAGTCCTGCGGGCTGGGCGTACGCGCCTCGGGCAGCGAGTCCAGCGCCGCGCGGATCTCGTCGAGCGAGACGCCGACCTGCTGGGAGATCCGGATGAAGGCGACCCGGCGCAGCTCGGCGCGGGCGTACCGGCGCTGGTTGCCGCCGGTACGGTCGGCGCGGATCAGACCGAGGCGCTCGTAGTAGCGCAGCGCCGACGGCGCCACGCCCGAGCGGACGGACAGCTCGCCGATGGTCAGTGAGTCCTGCATCACCCGGTCCTTGAGTTGAAGTGCCCTTCAACTCACAGGCTATCCAGATGACGATGACGACTGCCAACGCGGCCCTGCCGCCGGTGCCGGGGCCGGTGGCCGGCCCGCTGGAGCGGCTACGCGCCGGCCGGGAGTTCGGCGCCAACGTGTACTCGACCATCGACGTGCTCTGGGTGCTCTACCACCGCGTCCTGCGAATCACCCCGGAGACCGTCGACGATCCCGAGCGGGACCGGTTCCTGCTCTCCAAGGGGCACGCCGTGGCCGGCTACTACGCGGTGCTCGCCGCCAAGGGCTTCCTCCCCGCCGGCTGGCTCGACGACCAGGGCGGCCCGGCGAGCCGCCTCGGCGACCACCCGGACCGGACCCTGGTGCCGGGGGTGGAGATCGGCTCCGGCTCGCTCGGGCACGGCCTCGGCCTGGGCGTGGGCACCGCGCTCGGGCTGCGAGCCCAGGGCCTGCTCACTCCCCGGGTGTACGTGCTGCTCGGCGACGCCGAACTGGACGAGGGATCGAACCACGAGGCGATCGCGTACGCCGGTGCCACCGGTCTCGGCAGCCTGACCGCCGTGGTCGTCGACAACCACTCGGCCACCCACGGTTGGCCGGGCGGCGTGGCGTCCCGGTTCACGGTGAACGGCTGGACCGCTACCACCGTCGACGGGCACGACCACGAAGCGCTGCACACCGCCCTCACCGGCCAGCACAAGGACCGGCCGCACGTCGTCGTCGCGGTCGTCGAGACGGAGGAGTGACAATGCGGGACGTCTTCACCGATACCACCACGGAGTTGCTGACCGAGGATCCGCGTACCGCGCTGGTGCTCGCCGACATCTCCGCCGCCGCGTTCGCCCCGGCCGCCGCGCGGCATCCGGAGCGGGTGCTCAATGTCGGCATCCGGGAGCAACTGATGGTCGGGGTGGCCGGCGGGCTCGCCCTCACCGGCCTGCGGCCGATCGTGCACAGCTACGCGCCGTTCCTGGTCGAGCGGGCGTACGAGCAGCTCAAGTTGGACCTGGACCACCAGGACGCGACCGCGGTACTGGTCGGCGTCGGAGCCTCGTACGACCGCGCGGCAGCCGGCCGGACGCACCTGTCCCCGGCGGACGTGTCACTGATCGACACCCTGCACGGCTGGACGGTGCACGTCCCCGGCCACCCGGCCGAGGTGCCCGCGCTGCTGCGGGACGCGGTGGCTGGCGACGGCTCGGCGTACCTGCGGCTCTCGGTACTGCAGAACGACCGGCCACACGGCGGCGACGGCTCGCTCACCGTGGTGCGTGATGCCGGGCCTGGGGCCCCGCTGCTGGTGGCGGTCGGACCGGTGCTGGACGCGGCGCTGGCCGCGGTCGCCGACCTGCCGGTCACCGTGGCCTACACCCACCGGCCGCGACCGTTCGACACCGTCGGGCTGCGGGCACTGGCGGGAACCGAGGTGATCCTGGTCGAGCCGTACCTGGTCGGCACGTCCAGCCGGGTGGTGTCGGCGGCACTGGTGGACCGGCCACATCGGCTGCTGGCCCTCGGGGTGGGGAGGGAGGATCTGCGCCGTTACGGTTCGCCGGAGGACCACAACCGGTGGCACGAGCTGGACAGCGTCGGCCTGCGCCGTTCGGTCGACGCTTTCCTGACCGGGGCGCTGCTGGCTGCCGGCCGCTGAGCGGTCAGCGAGCCGGTGTGCTGGGGCGGCGGCGGGCGCGTTCCCGGCCGAGGATCCAGATCGCCTCGACGCCGTCCTTCCAGGTGATCTTCTTGCCCTCTTCCCGGCCACGCGCCCGGTAGCTGATCGGCACCTCGTACGGCCGGATCCGGCGGCGCAGCAGCTTGCCGGTCACCTCGGCCTCCATGCCGAAGCCGCGCGAGCGCACCTCGAGCGATCGGTAGAGCGCCACCGGCATCAGCTTGAAGCAGGTCTCCAGGTCGCCGATGTACGAGTTGAACAGCACGTTCGCCGCCATCGTGACGCCCTTGTTGCCCATCACGTACCAGAAGCTGTAGGCGCTGTGGCTGCCGAAGGTGCGATTGCCGTAAACCACCGTGGCCCGCCCGTCGAGCACCGGGTCGAGCAGCTTGGGGATGTCCTGTGGGTCGTACTCGAGGTCGGCGTCGAGGATGACCATGTAGTCGCCCTCGGCGCTGTCCACCGCCGTCTTGATGGCCGCGCCCTTGCCGGCGTTGCGCTGGTGAGTGATGACCCGCAGGCGGGCGTCGTCGGCGCGACCGAGGACCTCGCTGGTGCCGTCCCGGCTGCCGTCGTCGACCACGACCAACTCGATCTCGCAGGGATAGTCCACTGCCAATGCCTGTTTGAGGGCATCCGCGATGCGTTCTTCCTCGTTGTAAACCGGCATGAGGATCGAGAGCTTCACGGAAATCTCCACGGTGGCGACAATACGTCCGCCATAGCCTAACCTCTCTGGCCAGCCGAACGCCGGCCACCACCGCCGGGCAGTCGGCGTGGCGACTTCAGCCGGATGGTGTTTACTTCCCGCCATGTCGGCTGCCGGCTCCCTGCTCGCGGCGATTCCTGCCGCCGCGTTGCTCCTGCTCACCGTCGCGACGAGGCCTCGCGGGGTCGACGCGGTGGCACCGCTGCGGCTCGCGGTGGTGCGCGCCGCCCTGCTCACCGGGGCGTACGCGGTGCTCGTCGTCGAGTTGCTCGGCGCGCTGCACGCGCTCACCCGGCCGGCGTTCGTCGCCGCCTGGCTGCTCTTCCTGACCGCCGCCGCGACGGCCGCAGGGCTGCGGCGGCGCCCGGCGACCCGGCTCGCACAGCCACCCGCCGCGGCGCCCCGGCCGATCCCGGTCGGCGCCACCCTGCCCGCCGGCGCCGGCCCGGAGACGCCCGCCCCACTCGCCGACGGCGACCGAGCCGGGCGTGACCCCGCGCCCCGGCGGGTCGGTCGGACACCCGCCGGCCTGCTCGCCGTAGCGGTCGACGCCTGGCGTACGGCGGGTCGGGGCGAGCGGCTGCTCGCCGGCATGGTCGGCGGGTTGGTCCTGCTGGAGTTGCTGGTCGCGATACTGGCCGAGCCGAACAACTTCGACTCGCAGACGTACCACCTACCCAAGGTCGAGCACTGGGTGGCCCAGGGCGACCTTGGCTTCTGGGCCACGGCCATCCACCGGCAGGTGACCATCCCGCCCGGCGCCGAATATCTGCTGCTTCACCTGCGCCTGCTCACCGGTGGGGACCAACTGCACAACCTGGTGCAGTGGGCGGCCGGGGTGGGCTGCCTGCTGGTGGCCGCGCGGATCACCGCGCAGCTCGGCGGCGGCCGGCGGGCCCAGTTGATCACTGCGTTCGTACTGGCCAGCACGCCGATGGTGGTGCTTCAGGCGACGAGCACGCAGACCGACCTGGTCTGCGCGGCGTGGGTGGCCTGCGCGGCCACCCTAGTGCTGGACGGGCTGCGCCGCCGTACCGGCTGGGGCACCCTGCTCGCGCTCGGCGCGGCCACCGGCCTGACCGCGGTGACCAAGACCAGCGGCCTGATCGCGGTCGGCCCGCTGCTGGTGCTCTGGGGGTTGGCCCAGCTCCGGCTGACCCTGACCGCCGACCGGACACCGGCCGGCGCGACGGCGGTCGGTGGGGTGCGGCGGCCGCGGGCGGCCGGCGGCGTGGCCCGCACCGTCGGCGGTTCGGTGCTGATCCTGCTGGTCGCGGCGGTCGTGGTCGGACCGTTCCTGGCCCGGGTGACCGCCGAGTTCGGGCATCCGCTGGGGCCACCCCGGCTGCGCGAGTCGATCCCGATGGAGCGACACGATCCGCCGTCGATCCTGGTCAACGCGCTGCGGATCGGGCACACCGCGTTCGACACGCCGCTGGCGCCGCTGCGCCGCATGGGCGCCGAGGTGATCACCGGCGGGGCGGACGCGATCGGGGTCGACCCGCAGGACCGGGCGATCACCTTCGGCCGGGAGGTCTTTCCGGAGCCCGCCTGGTATCCGGACGAGGACCGGGTGGCGTTCCCGCTCGCCGGGGCGCTGGCGCTGATCGGCGTGGCGGTCGCGCTGATCCGGCCGCGCCGGATCGACCCGGGGCAGGCGGGGCCGTTGCGCGGGTACGCGGTGGTGGTGCTGGCCACCGTGCTGCTGCACACTTCGATGATCAAGTGGCAACCGTGGGGCAACCGGCTGCTGCTCTACGCCCTGGTGCTCGCCGTACCACTGGCCGGGCTCTGGGTGGACGCACTCCTCCGCCGCCACTGCAACCCGGCAGCCGGCTCGCAGCGCACGGCCCGGGCCGGGATGACCGGCCGGGGGCGGCGGTCGGTGGCCACGGTCGCGGCGGTCACCGTGCTGGCCACCTCGGCGCTGGCCGGGGTGCTCGCGCTGTCGTACGGCTTCCCACGCCGGCTCGTCGGCAGCGGATCGGTCTTCACCACCTCGGACTGGGACACCCGGTTCCTGCGTCGCCCACAGTGGGCCGACGAGTTCCGCTGGGCTGCGGCGGCGGTCCGCGACAGCGGTGCGCGCCGGATCGGGCTGGTGCAGCAGAACGACAACTGGGAGTACCCGTGGTGGCTGCTGCTGCGGCAGCCGGACGGACGCTCGCCGGACCTGGTGGCGTTGCAGTCGGTGCTACCGGAACGCCCACCGGCCGAGCCCACCTCGGTGGATGCGATCGTCTGCACCGGCAGCCAGCCGGCGTGCGCCAAGCTGGTCCCGGCCGGTTGGCGACTGGAGTTCCGCGGCTACGTCGGTTACGCGCTGCCGCCCGGCCGCTGACCCGGCGGATCGCACCGATCGCCGGGCGAGGACGGCGTCGGACGCACCGACAGACCCCCGGCCGCTGAGCGCGCCGCCCGGATCGTCCGATCCGGGCGGTTCTGCATCCCGCGCGCAAGGATCCGAAGCGCATTCACATCCACTGATTCGCACGTTACCGTCTGGTAACTCAATCGACGTCCCGCGATTGAGCCGAAAGGAGTGCGTCGATGCCTGCTACCCCCGCCAGGCCCGAACGCGCGACCCGACGACGGGCCCTCACCGTCGCCGTCGCCGTCGCCGCTCTCGTCCTGCCGATGCTCGCCGGACCGGCCGCCCCCGCCACCGCCGCCGACCGACCGGCCGTCCAACCACTCCCCGCCAACCTGGAGTCCATCCGGGCCGCCGAGGCGACCGCCCTCTACGGCAGCCCGGCAATCCGTCCGATCGACCAGCGCCGCACCGCGCTGATCACCATGGGTGACAGTGAGATCTCCGGTGAGGGGGTCGGCAACTACGTCCCCGGCACCCACCAGCCCGGCAACTGGTGCGACCGCTCGTACGACCAGGCGCTGTTTCGCACCGGCATCCCCTCGGACGCGCAGTACAACCTGGCCTGCTCCGGTGCCACCCCGTGGAACCTGATCGCCGGCGGCCCGACCCAGCACAACGAGCTGAACCAGGGCGACTACCTGGGGATCAAGGCGCGTAACACGCACGTGAAGCTGATCTGGGTGGTCGTCGGCGCGAACGGCGACGGCACGATCCAGTTCGGCCCGGTCGCCACCGACTGCGCGATCAGCCGGGTCTTCTTCCAGGGCCCCTGCTACCCGCGCTACACCGACCAGTGGACGATCCGCACCGACGGCAGTCGTCAGGCCGTGGTCGACGCGCTCACCGACATCCGGCAGACGATGACCAACGCCGGCTACCTGCGCTCGGACTACGAACTGGTGCTCATGTCGTACCCGAGCCCGGGCAGCCCGGACGTGGAGGACAACCCGGACTTCCCCGGCTGGTACTCCGGCGGTTGCCTGCTCTACCTGGCCGACGCGGCGTTCGCCCGGAACAAGGCCGTGCCGATGTTCGAGTCGGCGCTGCGCGCCGCGGCCACCCAGACCGGCACCCGCTACCTGGATGCCAGCCGGCTCTTCCACGGCCACGAGGTGTGCACCGACAACACCTCGGTCCGCGGCCTCTACATCGAGGTGGGGATCTGGGACGAGAACGCCGCCCGGCAGTCTTTCCACCCCAACGCCCGCGGCCACGGCATGTTCGCCCAGTGCATCACCCAGTTCTGGAACTCCGGGCAGGAGCGGGCCAGCTGCGTCGACCCGGCCAGCACCGGCAGCGGAGTGCTCTACCCGGGGTTGCTGGAGTTCAAGCAGCTGCGCAACCTGGCCACCGGCACCTGTGTCGACGGCAAGGGGTACGACTCCCGCAACGGCACCGTCCAGCAGCCGTACACCTGCCACGGTGGGCGTAACCAGGGCTTCTGGTACGACCCGGGCCGGCGGTCGCTGCACTCCGAGCTCTCCCACGACCGTTGCCTGGACATCGCGAACGGGTCGCTGACCTCCGGCACCGCGGTCAACATCTACGACTGCAACGGCACCGCCGCCCAGCAGTTCGTCTTCGCCGGCAACCAGATCAAGCCGGCCGGCGCCAGCAACCTCTGCGTGGCGTTCGACAACCCGTGGCTGGGCAGCCCCCGGCTGCGGTTGGCCGGCTGCTCCACCAGCACCCGGCAGCAGTGGTCGTACGAGCCCCGGACCGCCGCCAACCCGGTCGGCTACGGTCACGACGACTTCATCGGCTCCCGCGTCTACTGAGCAATGAAAGGAAGGGCCCCTTGTTGACGCCTGGCGTTGACAAGGGGCCCTTCCTCTCACTTGGCGCTTACTTGGTGCGGGGGATGAGAATGAGGCGGGCCACGCCCTTGTCGCCGTCCTTCGCACCGGCGACGCCGAGCGTCGTGCCGACCTTGACATCGCTCGGCTGCACGGTGGCACGGCGCTCGACGACCCGCAGGTCGTCGCCGAAGGTCCACGTCATGGTGAAGCCGTCGGTGGACTTCACGCTCATCGAGTCGCCGTCGATCGCGGTCACCTCGCCGCGCTGCACGGCGACGGTCTGCGTACCGCCGCCCTTGGTCTGCACCACGGCCTCACCGTGCAGGGTGTTCCTGTGCAGCAGCACCCGGGCCTGGCGGCGCTTGCGCCACTCCTCGCCGCGCTTCTGCCGGGTCTTCTCCTCCGCGCTGGGGGAAGCACCGGGCGTGGCCGACCCGCCGGGGGCCGGCGCGGCAACGGTCTGCACGTCCAGGTCGTTGGCGTCGAAGCCCATGGCGGCCAGTGCCTGGCCCTCCACTCCCATCGCCGCGGCGACCTCGACCGCGGCCTCCCGGGCGGGTTGGCTGGCCACCTCGGCCGCGCCGCAGCCGCTGACGCCGAGCGCGACCGCCGCGAGCAGTGACGTGGTGGCGGCGAATCCCCAACGTGGCATGACTCTCCCTCTCGTCCGTGGAGCCCTCAGCCTGCCCGGCGACGACGAGCGGAGCGTCAGGGCGATGTTCGGGTCTGGTAAGGATCACCGGGCAGCCGGACCGTGAATGCGGCACCGCCCTCCGGCGCGTGACCGGCGGCGATCTCCCCGCCCAGCCGGCGGACCAGCCCGGCGGCCAGTGCCAGCCCCAGCCCGCTGCCCACCTTGCGCACCCCCCGGTATCGCTGGTGCAGCGCACCCCGCTCGAACGCCACCGCCAGGTCGTCGTCGGTGAAGCCGGGCCCTCCGTCGCGGACCTCCAGCACGCCGCCGGCGGCCGGGTCCGCGCCGGCTGCCCGGACCGCGAGCACCACCGGCGCCCCCGGGGGTACGACCCGCAGCGCGTTCTCCAGCAGCCCGTCCACCACCTGTCGGATCCGCCCCGGGTCGGTGTACACCGGCACCGGCCCGCTGGGCGTCTCCAACCGGAACGGCACTCCGACCGCCGCGCAACGGCCCGACCAGGTCGCCTCGGCGTCGACGGCCAGCCGGGCCAGGTCCACCGGCACCGGTTCCAGCGGGAAGTCGGCGGCCTCCAGCCGGGCCAATGCCAGCAGGTCGCCGATCAACCGGTCCAGGTGCTGGGCCTCTGCCAGCATCGTCCGGCCGGTGCCAGCCGTCCCGTCCGCGTCGATCACGCCGTCGGCCAGCGCCTCGGCGTACCCCCGGATCGCGGTCAACGGGGTCCTCAGCTCGTGCGAGACGGAGAGCAGGAACTCCCGCTGCCGGCCCTCGCTGGTGGCCAGCGCGGCGGCCAACCCGTTCAACGCCTCGGCCAGGTCGGCGACCTCGTCCGGCGGCTCGACCGGCACCCGGACCGCGCGGTCCCCGGCGCGCAGACGGGCGGCGGCGGTGGCCGCGACACGAATCGGCCGGGCCAGCCAGCGGGCCAGCAGCAGCCCGGCCACCACGCCGGCGGCGAGCCCGGCCAGCAGCGGTAGCCACAGGCTGAGCAGCACCTGCTGCCACAGCCCGGTCGTCGAGGCGCGGGCGAGCACCACCCCGTTGCCGCCGGGCAGCGCCCTGCCCTCGACCAGTGCGCGCCTGCCGTTGACCGGGCGGCGGATCGACACGTTGCGGCCCTGCTCGATCCGCTGGACCACCCGGGGTGGCAGGCCCGGCCGGTCGACCGCCCCCCGCCGGATCAGGTACGCGTCGATGCCCTGGGCGCGCAGTTGCTGGATGAGCCGCTCCTCGTCGGCGGTACGACCCCGGTCCAGCCGGGTCCGCAGCACCTCGGCGGCGAGTCGGGCCTGGGCGGCGAGCGCCTCCTGATCGCGTCGCTCCGCGCCCCGGATCGCCAGCGGCACCGCGACGATCGCGGTGACCAGCACCGACACCAGCGCCACGGCACAGGTGACCAGCACGGCCCGGGTGGTCAGCGTCCGACCGAAACGGCCGCGCCGTGGCGCGGTCGGGGGGTGGGCGCCGACCACCGGCAGTGCCATGGTCGGCGACTCGGGTCGCGCCGTGGGCTGCTGCCGACCAGGATGGTCAGGCATCGGCCGCGTACCCCACGCCCCGATGGGTCCGGATCACGCTGGCCGGGCCGAGCTTCGCCCGCACCTGGGCGACGTGCACGTCGACCGTGCGGGTGCCGGCGTGTGCGGCGTAGCCCCACACGCCGGCCAACAACTCCTCCCGGGTGAAGACCCGCCCGGGCCGGGCCATCAGGTGGGCCAGCAGGTCGAACTCGGTGGAGGTGAGTTGCACCGGTGCGCCGGCGGCGGTGACCGTCCGACGGGCCGGGTCGAGCGTCACCGGACCGACGACGCGCGGCCGGTCCGTGCCCTCCGGCCCGCCGGCGGAGCGGCGCAGCACCGCGCGCACCCTGGCGACCAGTTCCCGGGGGCTGAACGGCTTGGTGACGTAGTCGTCGGCGCCCAACTCCAGGCCGACGATCCGGTCGACCTCGTCGTCCCGGGCGGTGAGAAAGATGACCGGGGTCCAGTCGCCGCCCTCGCGCAGCCGGCGGCAGATCTCCGTGCCGGGCAGCCCGGGCAGGGCGATGTCCAGGACGCAGGCCACCGGACGCAGCCGGCGGGCGGCGTCCAGGCCGGCCTCGCCGTCCCGTTCCAGGTGGACGCCGAACCCGTCGCGGGTGAGGTAGAGCCGGACCAGGTCGGCGATGGCCGGCTCGTCCTCGACCACGAGGACGAGCCCGCGGTGCGGCGGTTCGACGGTCACCGACCCATGATTGCCGACCCGGTGCGCTCGGCGCGATCGGCGCATGTTCGAGTTCGGTAAAGGCGGGGCGGAGCGCCGCCGCGAGCGGTCGGGCGGTGGGGCGTCAGCGCGCCACGGCGGGTCGGAACGCGCTGGGCCGCGCGGCGGCCGGCACCTCGCCGATGGTGGCGACGATCCGCTCGTGGGGCGTCCGCAGACGGGTCCGGAAGGCGTGGTTGAGCAGCGCGTCGAGCTGCCACACCCGCTTCGGGTGGGTGGTGTGGATCAGGAACCGCTCGCGGATCCCATCGATGGCGGTGGCGGCCAGCTCGACCGAGTGCAGCCGCGGGTCGGGGCTCCAGGTGACGTTGCTCAGCTCACGCAGCTCGGTGTTGAGATGCAGACGCAGCCGGTGCAGCAGCCGGGTCTGCTGGGTCACCACCAACCGACGATGGGTGAGCAGCAGCAGGTAGTCGCCGGTGACCGGGCGGTCCGGGCGGCTGCAGCGGGTGACCAGGATGGTGGCGTCACCGGAGCCGACACAGCGCCGGAAGACCGGCATGTGCCGGCTCAGGGTCTGCACGGCCAGGCCAGCCTCGGCGGCGGCCGGGAGGAACGTTCGGGAGAAGACGTCCATGACCTGCCCAACGACCTCCTCGACGAAGGTGACGTGGGTCACGTCGTTTTTTTGGAAGTTCCACGCGGCGCGTCGCACCGCCTGTCCGACTTCCAACCCGTATGGATCGTGGTCAGGAGTGGGTCAGAGCGGAGTCGGCTCGAACAGCTCGGCGAGCCAACCGGGGACCGCGTCGGCGTACTCGGCCCGCGCCGGATCGGCGGTGTCCAGAGCCCGCCGCCAGGAGAGCGACCGGCTGACCGCGCCCAGGTTCATCGCCAGGCCCGCGGCCTCGACCAGCGTCCGACGGTCGTACCGGTCGGTCCACGCCTCCAGGTACCCGTCGCGCAGCCGGGCCAGCCGGGCGTCGTCGGCAGCCAACTCGGTGGCGTACCGGATCGAGCGCAGGGTCACCAGCAGCGTGCCGAACGGGTGCGCCACCGAGGCGTCGCCCCAGTCGAAGTAGCGGTACCCGTCCGGGCCGGCGAA contains:
- a CDS encoding response regulator transcription factor produces the protein MTVEPPHRGLVLVVEDEPAIADLVRLYLTRDGFGVHLERDGEAGLDAARRLRPVACVLDIALPGLPGTEICRRLREGGDWTPVIFLTARDDEVDRIVGLELGADDYVTKPFSPRELVARVRAVLRRSAGGPEGTDRPRVVGPVTLDPARRTVTAAGAPVQLTSTEFDLLAHLMARPGRVFTREELLAGVWGYAAHAGTRTVDVHVAQVRAKLGPASVIRTHRGVGYAADA
- a CDS encoding sensor histidine kinase, encoding MALPVVGAHPPTAPRRGRFGRTLTTRAVLVTCAVALVSVLVTAIVAVPLAIRGAERRDQEALAAQARLAAEVLRTRLDRGRTADEERLIQQLRAQGIDAYLIRRGAVDRPGLPPRVVQRIEQGRNVSIRRPVNGRRALVEGRALPGGNGVVLARASTTGLWQQVLLSLWLPLLAGLAAGVVAGLLLARWLARPIRVAATAAARLRAGDRAVRVPVEPPDEVADLAEALNGLAAALATSEGRQREFLLSVSHELRTPLTAIRGYAEALADGVIDADGTAGTGRTMLAEAQHLDRLIGDLLALARLEAADFPLEPVPVDLARLAVDAEATWSGRCAAVGVPFRLETPSGPVPVYTDPGRIRQVVDGLLENALRVVPPGAPVVLAVRAAGADPAAGGVLEVRDGGPGFTDDDLAVAFERGALHQRYRGVRKVGSGLGLALAAGLVRRLGGEIAAGHAPEGGAAFTVRLPGDPYQTRTSP
- a CDS encoding transketolase family protein, coding for MRDVFTDTTTELLTEDPRTALVLADISAAAFAPAAARHPERVLNVGIREQLMVGVAGGLALTGLRPIVHSYAPFLVERAYEQLKLDLDHQDATAVLVGVGASYDRAAAGRTHLSPADVSLIDTLHGWTVHVPGHPAEVPALLRDAVAGDGSAYLRLSVLQNDRPHGGDGSLTVVRDAGPGAPLLVAVGPVLDAALAAVADLPVTVAYTHRPRPFDTVGLRALAGTEVILVEPYLVGTSSRVVSAALVDRPHRLLALGVGREDLRRYGSPEDHNRWHELDSVGLRRSVDAFLTGALLAAGR
- a CDS encoding glycosyltransferase family 2 protein; this encodes MKLSILMPVYNEEERIADALKQALAVDYPCEIELVVVDDGSRDGTSEVLGRADDARLRVITHQRNAGKGAAIKTAVDSAEGDYMVILDADLEYDPQDIPKLLDPVLDGRATVVYGNRTFGSHSAYSFWYVMGNKGVTMAANVLFNSYIGDLETCFKLMPVALYRSLEVRSRGFGMEAEVTGKLLRRRIRPYEVPISYRARGREEGKKITWKDGVEAIWILGRERARRRPSTPAR
- the soxR gene encoding redox-sensitive transcriptional activator SoxR, with amino-acid sequence MQDSLTIGELSVRSGVAPSALRYYERLGLIRADRTGGNQRRYARAELRRVAFIRISQQVGVSLDEIRAALDSLPEARTPSPQDWARLSASWRGRLDEKIRLLTKLRDDLDGCIGCGCLSLQRCTLYNPGDALGGEGPGARLMLPRPAADASA
- a CDS encoding ricin-type beta-trefoil lectin domain protein; amino-acid sequence: MPATPARPERATRRRALTVAVAVAALVLPMLAGPAAPATAADRPAVQPLPANLESIRAAEATALYGSPAIRPIDQRRTALITMGDSEISGEGVGNYVPGTHQPGNWCDRSYDQALFRTGIPSDAQYNLACSGATPWNLIAGGPTQHNELNQGDYLGIKARNTHVKLIWVVVGANGDGTIQFGPVATDCAISRVFFQGPCYPRYTDQWTIRTDGSRQAVVDALTDIRQTMTNAGYLRSDYELVLMSYPSPGSPDVEDNPDFPGWYSGGCLLYLADAAFARNKAVPMFESALRAAATQTGTRYLDASRLFHGHEVCTDNTSVRGLYIEVGIWDENAARQSFHPNARGHGMFAQCITQFWNSGQERASCVDPASTGSGVLYPGLLEFKQLRNLATGTCVDGKGYDSRNGTVQQPYTCHGGRNQGFWYDPGRRSLHSELSHDRCLDIANGSLTSGTAVNIYDCNGTAAQQFVFAGNQIKPAGASNLCVAFDNPWLGSPRLRLAGCSTSTRQQWSYEPRTAANPVGYGHDDFIGSRVY
- a CDS encoding transketolase; the protein is MTMTTANAALPPVPGPVAGPLERLRAGREFGANVYSTIDVLWVLYHRVLRITPETVDDPERDRFLLSKGHAVAGYYAVLAAKGFLPAGWLDDQGGPASRLGDHPDRTLVPGVEIGSGSLGHGLGLGVGTALGLRAQGLLTPRVYVLLGDAELDEGSNHEAIAYAGATGLGSLTAVVVDNHSATHGWPGGVASRFTVNGWTATTVDGHDHEALHTALTGQHKDRPHVVVAVVETEE
- a CDS encoding phospholipid carrier-dependent glycosyltransferase; its protein translation is MSAAGSLLAAIPAAALLLLTVATRPRGVDAVAPLRLAVVRAALLTGAYAVLVVELLGALHALTRPAFVAAWLLFLTAAATAAGLRRRPATRLAQPPAAAPRPIPVGATLPAGAGPETPAPLADGDRAGRDPAPRRVGRTPAGLLAVAVDAWRTAGRGERLLAGMVGGLVLLELLVAILAEPNNFDSQTYHLPKVEHWVAQGDLGFWATAIHRQVTIPPGAEYLLLHLRLLTGGDQLHNLVQWAAGVGCLLVAARITAQLGGGRRAQLITAFVLASTPMVVLQATSTQTDLVCAAWVACAATLVLDGLRRRTGWGTLLALGAATGLTAVTKTSGLIAVGPLLVLWGLAQLRLTLTADRTPAGATAVGGVRRPRAAGGVARTVGGSVLILLVAAVVVGPFLARVTAEFGHPLGPPRLRESIPMERHDPPSILVNALRIGHTAFDTPLAPLRRMGAEVITGGADAIGVDPQDRAITFGREVFPEPAWYPDEDRVAFPLAGALALIGVAVALIRPRRIDPGQAGPLRGYAVVVLATVLLHTSMIKWQPWGNRLLLYALVLAVPLAGLWVDALLRRHCNPAAGSQRTARAGMTGRGRRSVATVAAVTVLATSALAGVLALSYGFPRRLVGSGSVFTTSDWDTRFLRRPQWADEFRWAAAAVRDSGARRIGLVQQNDNWEYPWWLLLRQPDGRSPDLVALQSVLPERPPAEPTSVDAIVCTGSQPACAKLVPAGWRLEFRGYVGYALPPGR